The following coding sequences lie in one Candidatus Eremiobacterota bacterium genomic window:
- a CDS encoding DUF4397 domain-containing protein, protein MRFVDGAPSLEALINGAPQDIGAAYLQAGGETVASTFQYGAMTAFLAVNAGTLSLVARDTLGYQVGPLKSSPLAGGKQYTLVVVGVYPHYRVLTFDEPSAGGAAISLYEASTTVANAGFGRFRASTHSQFQTLGNAAFGTVTTASLGKSVSDVGGYVGPANAPIGTQTPSQIDGFDARNVLPFYNSARLSLFLFDAKPSSGLGPVFGSLDR, encoded by the coding sequence GTGCGATTCGTGGACGGCGCCCCTTCGCTCGAAGCGTTAATCAATGGCGCGCCGCAGGATATCGGCGCGGCGTACCTTCAGGCGGGAGGCGAAACCGTCGCCTCTACCTTCCAATACGGAGCGATGACGGCGTTCTTAGCGGTCAATGCCGGCACGCTCTCGCTGGTCGCACGCGATACACTCGGCTATCAGGTTGGTCCACTGAAAAGCAGTCCGCTGGCCGGCGGAAAGCAGTACACCTTGGTCGTTGTGGGCGTCTACCCGCACTATAGAGTGCTCACGTTCGATGAGCCGTCCGCTGGCGGTGCCGCCATCTCGCTGTATGAGGCCTCTACGACGGTCGCGAACGCCGGTTTCGGCCGTTTTCGCGCATCGACCCACTCGCAATTTCAAACGCTCGGAAACGCAGCTTTCGGGACCGTGACGACGGCGTCGTTGGGGAAGAGTGTCTCCGACGTCGGTGGTTACGTCGGTCCGGCGAACGCTCCAATCGGTACGCAGACTCCGTCGCAGATCGACGGTTTCGACGCGCGCAACGTACTGCCGTTTTACAACAGCGCGCGCCTCTCACTCTTTCTTTTTGACGCTAAGCCAAGCAGCGGTCTCGGACCGGTCTTCGGGAGCCTCGATCGATGA